From Daucus carota subsp. sativus chromosome 6, DH1 v3.0, whole genome shotgun sequence:
TGCACTGATGCTTGTTATAGGGGGTAGTATCTTACAATTTCTCTATATTGTAACTTGGATACATGCTTACATTTTCcgaatgaaaatattatttatattcgcTCTCATATTATTTGCTGATGTTCAATTTGTATTtggattctatttttttttttataattgattgATATGGAAATTTTCATTTCTGTTGCATTGAAATCTAGCCAGGTGGTTAATCTATTTCTTGATCATTGTGTGTACGTATACCTTGTAAAAGTGTGTCTTATTCTGTTAAGCGAATTCAGTTTCTTCTCATTCATTTTGCTTGTCCTTGGCTGCTTACTCTGCTTGAACCAGTAACCAGTTTTTTCTCATTCATTTTGCTTGTCCTTGGCTGCTTACTCTGCTTGAACCAGTAATCGTgagaatattataattatgatttttggTTATCAGGACGGAACCAACTGGGGCTTGGttgatatttgaaaatcaataAAGAATTTGTTTTGTAAGTCGTGACTTCTAAAAATCAGTAAAATTTTTATTGGTCCATTGTTTTAGCCCCAAAACTTTGGTCCATGTGACTTCTGTTTTAGTGATTACTATGATGTATGTTACTGGAGGTAGTATTCTTCAAGTAGTGAACTTTTGAACAAATGAAAATGTTTGGATATAAGCTTTTATTCATATGCACAGTGACATCTGCTGATATCTAAGTAGTAAAAATGGATGTTATGATGTGCCTTTTGATTATTTTTACAGTTTCCAATTTTGTtgcatccacttaattaatctgTTCCTTGACATTGGAAGACTGGGTATTTTCCTGATAAAACTGCACATATTTTTTTGGATATCTTTAATATGCTACAGAAAGCATAACATCGGTCGTGGGATCCATATTCATGAAACTAATCTTATTTACTGGGATCCATATTCATGAAACTAATCTTATTTACTGGGATCCATATTCATGAAACTAATTTTAATACTATTTAATCACTCTTAAACATCGGATCAGATCAAACTGTGAGAAATGAATTTTGAATCCAGAAGCCTCTAAAGATAATTTTGCACCTTTAACCACGGTTTTATCATTTTTGTTCAGGAATATATGGCTACCTGGTGTTCAGGTCTATAGTTTTATCATTTATGGAGGGCTCATCATCAGATTGGTGCTTTTTTGAACTGGAAAAAGATCCTTCTGCTTTTTTTTAAATGGGTAATTTTATGCAAAGAAATTGGAAGAGAATATTCAAAGCAGACAGAGGAGAATCTATATTCTTAGACTTGCTGTGaaagcaaaaaaatatagacATAATAGGAGAAAGATTAGACTAtgtgaagaaaatgaaaaataaacatCCAAACTATGGATAACAAAATATTTAACCTCAACGAGATTAAGCCTAGCATACACGTGTAACTAGTAACAATCAACATACTTACACATTTGTATGTATTACTGCCGTTTCTGTCATAGTCTTCTTCATTCCTTATGCTAATCCAACAAGTTTCTCACTTATTTCCCATAACTTTCGTGCCTTTTCTGCATCACTGGCTTCTTGAGAAAGCTGGTTCTCAAATGAGGCAGAGTTGGTGTTCCAACTCCAGTATACACCGGACTTGGATAGGCTTGGATCACTTACTACCTGAATACAACAAGGTctgtttaattaataataatatactacTGGAAATCAAATCTGGTATTTTGTAAATGTTTTAAACCGACCTGTGCAAGTCTTTTCCCTGCTTCTTCTTCGGACACATAACCTTTGGTGATGTACTTTTGAAATGGAGGGAAGAGAAGCCTGAACAATGGTATGTGCTCTCTGAACAAGCCTGTTGTCGCAATGCATCCAGGGTAGAGGGAAGCAAATGTGATTCCTGTCTCCTCATGGAAGCGTTTATGGAACTCTTGCATGGTAAGCATGTTACAAACTTTGCTGTCCTTGTAGGCTTTGGCCCCATCAAATTCTCCCCCATCTATCATGGCTGAGTTGTTCAAGGCATTTAATCCACCTGCAAGTCCCCTTAGATCCCCGAGGTTTGCCTTTGGAGGCACATTACCGGCCAAGGTGTTTGTATTTCCTGAAGTTAAGTAGAGCAAACATCTGCATAACTGCATGACTAAACAGACTTGTGCACAAATGTTCTAGTTCCTAGAATTTCTCAACTATATTATAGGTAGTGTAGGAGGAAAAAGGATTGTTCTAGGATATAAAATCCAAGCAGTTTTTATTAGTAGTAGTTAACAAgatttgtcttttatttatgcATTTAGTTAATAAGTTGGGATTTCTTTAGCTTATAAACAGTAAATTTTGTGCTGGCAATTTTTTATGAGTGCTGAGCTTGGTCCTTTAATGTCCTATGAAAAGTCCTAAGACATCTCAGTATCCAACATCTTAGTATTGGACGCAcaaaatttattgtttataagCTAAAGAGATCCCAACTTATTAACTAGGTGCATAAAATGAATGGAGAATGCAAAGGGCTAGTCAGAAAAAAGACCTTGCCATATTTTTGTGGAGCTGCAGTCATCCACATGTGCTGAAAATACTTTTGCGCTTAGATCTAATATTTCTAACTCAGGCCTATATCCTAGTATTATTTTGGCCAAATGGTTATTCTCTCAAGTCTCAACTTCCTTTCTACACtgataaaatttcatatatgttttttttagatTACTTGTGCTAGGGATGAAGATATTATGTTACAGATTTGAATTCCTCTGTTCAGCTGTATTGCAGAAGAAGTTACAGTATTACCTGTAATGGAGCCAACAATGATGAACCGCTTGTATGGATAGTCTGAATTTTTCATGTCATCCAGCAGCAGGCGCGAGAGGAGGAAATGACCAAGATGGTTTGTCCCAACACTAAGTTCGAATCCTTCAGCAGTGAAAGTTGGCTCCTTTGCTGTGGGCAAGTAAATGGCTGCATTGCATACTAATGCATCGAGAGGTCTTCCAGAACGTTTGAAGGCATCTGCAAACTGGCGAACACTTTCAAGGGAAGAAAGATCAAGGTGCATAATTGAATAGTTTTCTTTAGAAATGCCAACTGATTTTGCAGCTCTCTCAGCCTTAAGAAAATTCCTGCATGCCATAATTACGTTCCATTTCCCTGTTTCAGCTAGTGCCTTTGCTGTAGCCAGTCCCAAGCCAGAGGATGCTCCAGTGATTATTACGTTTCCTTTCCTTAGAGTTTTCTTTGCTCCTGGTGAAGAGATTGCTGGAGTTGTAGCAGCAGTCTGGGCTCTAATAGGTCTAATTTGTAGTCTTCTATTGAACCCCTGTGATCAAAGATACATTGTTATATCATTAAATGGTGGAGAtgcttcaaattttaataaggGTACCCTCCTTTTCTGTGGTTTAGAAACTCAACCTGCTGCTATATGTCCAATGTATTAATGTATCGTTTTTCTAGATTTTAATATCGCCTGCTACTTATGCCCAATCTAGGCCAGAGAACCTTTAACTTTTTCTGGGTTTTTTTTGCATAATAATCTTGACCAATTGAAAAGACATTGGTGTCGTATTTTAACAGTAATGCATTTGTTTAAAACTCACTAATGTCCTATGGTAGTTTTGTAGGAAAGTACATAATATCACTGGTGGCAGAACCAGACTTCAAAGTCAAGGGGCATAAAACAATATTGCAAAGTTAAGGGGAAGACAATTTGAACTTTGAAAACAATGAAGATACTTATAGCAAAACGAGGTATTATCGCGTTCGAGGTCTAAAAGCTTGGACATTACACTACCAATCATCTCAACGACACAAAATCCAGACAAATAAAGCATGTAGTACTTATGTCTTAAGGAGAGTTGTTGATACTGTGTTCTCAGACCTCAGTGCTCACCTGGTTGTTCACGAAAAGAGGGTTGAAGTCAGCTCTGTAGATTTCTGACCTGGAAACTCCAAAGAATGTAGATTCCTTGAGTGAAGACCTCCCCTGTGAAGCCATGGAAAATATAGCATTAGAAGCTCATAACATTGAGTTAATTTGCAAAAAAATGACAACTTGGCAGGAGCAAACAATACCTCTTTGTGAATGGTGATTGCTGCAGATGGAAGTAAAGTAGCTGCTGCTTGGAGAGCCATTACACCACCCACACCAAAGTACCAGGTAACACTAAGACTTGTGTCTGAATTTGGGCAAGTAACTTTGTTGCTTGTTCTTTTGTTTAGCTGATACGTGGATTAATGTTGTTAGAAGTGATTATTAGTTGAGTGTGTAGATAGGAGCAGAGAGATAAGATATGCTGTTTATGGGGGTGCTGCTGACTGTATCATATCAACCAATCACAAAACAAGATTTGGATTCCTACTGATATCATATGAAACTCCAGGCTttgctctcttttttttttgggctGGACAAACCCAATCTAATTTCTGAACCCATCGTACTctgttttccacttttctttTCACCTTTTTATATGCTAACGGCCCCGGCACACTTGGGCTGTTAGTGTAGCTCTGTAAATGCGCAAATTTCTTCTGCATAAACCCGGATccagttttatattttaatattccaACTTTTATTCCCATCCCAGGCCACTTTTGCATTCCAGTTGCCCCAGTAATGATCGGCATTTATAATCCATTTTTCTTCTATTTCAAACTCGATAAGCtcatctgtcaaaaaaaaaaaaaaaaaaaactcgatAAGCTCATTGCACGTGATGATAATAATTGTCAAGTGATCACTGAGAAATGATTGTAGTACAATTTTGTTCGTTTTCATACTTGATAAACCCATTTCATATGACCATCAATCCGTCTAAATAAAtctgaaataataatttatgagatATAGTATCATAATATGATAAATATGCAATTTAAGATGTCTATGTGAGTAAttctatattataaatgattttggaattattaaaatataataataaaaataaatttgacatTACATCACAATAtagagcaaaaaaaaaaaaacataattacatAATCACACAGAACTCAGCGGAGTTTCATAAAGCATTTTCTGAATATTCCTGGATATCCTGGGTAGACCTGGcaattcgtgtcgtgtactttcgtgtcgtgtatctggtacacgaacacgacacgAAATGAATTCGTGTAGCTGAAATCCAAACACGAACACGACACGGAAAAAAAACGAAATAACACGACACGACATGAAGTACACGAATTTTTTGTGTGCTTTGGAAATACACGATACGAAT
This genomic window contains:
- the LOC108228055 gene encoding protochlorophyllide reductase, coding for MALQAAATLLPSAAITIHKEGRSSLKESTFFGVSRSEIYRADFNPLFVNNQGFNRRLQIRPIRAQTAATTPAISSPGAKKTLRKGNVIITGASSGLGLATAKALAETGKWNVIMACRNFLKAERAAKSVGISKENYSIMHLDLSSLESVRQFADAFKRSGRPLDALVCNAAIYLPTAKEPTFTAEGFELSVGTNHLGHFLLSRLLLDDMKNSDYPYKRFIIVGSITGNTNTLAGNVPPKANLGDLRGLAGGLNALNNSAMIDGGEFDGAKAYKDSKVCNMLTMQEFHKRFHEETGITFASLYPGCIATTGLFREHIPLFRLLFPPFQKYITKGYVSEEEAGKRLAQVVSDPSLSKSGVYWSWNTNSASFENQLSQEASDAEKARKLWEISEKLVGLA